A window of the Polaribacter batillariae genome harbors these coding sequences:
- a CDS encoding CPBP family intramembrane glutamic endopeptidase encodes MGFAYILYVILKVEKIQLTIRKDINWKNFWKTTLLKFLVIAVFTAVFVWFTDKESFFTVVVNKPFMWMLFLLIYAFLSVYPQEVLFRTFFFKRYENLFKNEKLFLFINAVLFSVAHLFFRNTIVIIITFIGGLLFAITYKKTKSTFLVSIEHAIYGCWLFTVGMGNMLGFPS; translated from the coding sequence TTGGGTTTTGCGTATATTTTGTATGTTATTTTAAAGGTAGAGAAAATTCAACTTACAATTAGAAAGGATATCAATTGGAAAAACTTTTGGAAAACAACACTTTTAAAATTTCTGGTAATTGCTGTTTTTACAGCCGTTTTTGTTTGGTTTACTGATAAAGAAAGTTTTTTTACTGTTGTTGTAAACAAACCTTTTATGTGGATGCTATTTCTACTTATTTATGCTTTTTTATCTGTATATCCGCAAGAAGTCTTATTTAGAACGTTCTTCTTTAAACGCTATGAAAATCTGTTTAAAAACGAGAAATTATTTCTTTTTATAAATGCAGTTTTGTTTTCTGTGGCTCATTTATTTTTTAGAAATACTATTGTTATTATCATTACTTTTATAGGCGGTCTTTTATTTGCAATTACCTATAAAAAAACAAAGTCCACTTTTTTAGTTTCTATCGAACACGCTATTTATGGTTGCTGGTTATTTACTGTTGGTATGGGAAATATGTTGGGTTTTCCTTCTTAA
- a CDS encoding YceI family protein produces the protein MKKIILSIVVAASVLTACKNKKEKVEVKEAVKVEVNAADLNNVNTEASVISWKGTKPTGAHDGTVALKSGGLVVEDGELKNGVFVIDMTTIKNEDMKGSEGAGKLEGHLSSPDFFDVAKYPTSKFVITSVKENEGKLAVTGNLTLKDITKSITIPATISTEGNITTFKSETFNVDRTDFGVTYKSKKIDAALKDKFIDDIMELQFTVVTK, from the coding sequence ATGAAAAAAATAATTTTATCAATAGTAGTTGCAGCATCAGTTTTAACTGCATGTAAAAACAAAAAAGAAAAAGTAGAAGTTAAAGAAGCGGTAAAAGTAGAAGTAAATGCTGCAGATTTAAACAATGTAAATACAGAAGCTTCTGTAATATCGTGGAAAGGGACAAAACCAACAGGAGCACATGACGGAACTGTTGCTTTAAAAAGTGGAGGTTTAGTTGTTGAAGATGGAGAATTAAAAAATGGTGTTTTTGTAATAGATATGACTACAATTAAAAACGAAGACATGAAAGGTTCTGAAGGAGCTGGAAAATTAGAAGGGCATTTATCTTCTCCAGACTTCTTTGATGTTGCGAAATATCCAACCTCTAAATTTGTAATTACAAGTGTTAAAGAAAATGAAGGTAAATTAGCAGTAACAGGTAATTTAACTTTAAAAGACATTACAAAAAGCATTACAATTCCGGCGACGATTTCTACAGAAGGCAACATTACCACTTTTAAAAGTGAAACATTTAATGTAGATAGAACAGATTTTGGCGTTACTTATAAATCTAAAAAAATAGATGCTGCTTTAAAAGACAAATTTATCGACGATATTATGGAGTTACAATTTACAGTTGTAACAAAATAA